One Stenotrophomonas maltophilia DNA window includes the following coding sequences:
- a CDS encoding TorF family putative porin, translating into MKHARACLAIAAALTLAAPFAASAQENESPYSWNVTAVSDYLFRGVSQTDEDPTLQAGFTYTSPVGLYAGVWGSGVDFGAGDPKTEVDYLIGYGVDVTERVNFDVLLNRYTYLKSSHQNYNELITTTTLDDTYKLTVAYTNDVWNSSTDGWYFGLGGSWGLPKDFTLNANVGRSTFEDGIAKDYTDWNVGVERQFGMAKVGLGYYGTDGNGRDNSGKLAHSRVMLSVAIGK; encoded by the coding sequence ATGAAGCACGCCCGTGCCTGCCTCGCCATTGCCGCTGCCCTGACCCTGGCCGCCCCGTTCGCCGCCAGCGCCCAGGAAAACGAATCGCCGTACAGCTGGAACGTCACCGCTGTTTCCGATTACCTGTTCCGTGGTGTGTCGCAGACCGACGAGGATCCGACCCTGCAGGCTGGCTTCACCTACACCAGCCCGGTCGGCCTGTATGCCGGTGTCTGGGGCTCGGGCGTGGACTTCGGTGCAGGTGATCCGAAGACCGAGGTCGACTACCTGATCGGCTACGGCGTGGACGTCACCGAGCGCGTCAACTTCGACGTGCTGCTGAACCGCTACACCTACCTGAAGTCCAGCCACCAGAACTACAACGAGCTGATCACCACCACCACGCTGGATGACACCTACAAGCTCACGGTGGCCTACACCAACGATGTATGGAACAGCAGCACCGATGGCTGGTACTTCGGCCTGGGTGGCAGCTGGGGCCTGCCGAAGGACTTCACCCTGAATGCTAATGTCGGTCGCAGCACGTTTGAAGACGGCATCGCCAAGGATTACACCGACTGGAATGTCGGCGTTGAGCGCCAGTTCGGGATGGCCAAGGTCGGCCTGGGCTACTACGGCACCGACGGCAACGGCCGCGACAACTCCGGCAAGCTGGCCCACAGCCGCGTGATGCTGAGCGTGGCCATCGGCAAATAA